A single region of the Schizosaccharomyces osmophilus chromosome 3, complete sequence genome encodes:
- a CDS encoding hydantoin racemase family, with the protein MVRILVINPNSTVEMTNNVKKVLDSCTPLDVELQYLSGPPNGPASIESVFDGILTASFVMRHFKQNPPQCDAFLVACYSDHPLVSALREAYKKPCLGIMQASIFAALSLGRKVAIVTTTKRYEPLLSAGVRAMGISDSVFAGVVSTGLTPLELESKPRTEVDALVQKSSRRAVQELGADVICLGCAGMAHMVEVVQQAVGPDVPVVEGAKAGVGMLTSLVQMSLFTSKVGAYQAIPF; encoded by the coding sequence atggtGCGCATTCTTGTCATAAATCCAAATTCTACAGTGGAAATGACCAACAATGTAAAAAAGGTCTTGGATTCCTGTACGCCACTGGATGTTGAATTACAATACCTTAGTGGCCCTCCGAACGGACCTGCTTCAATTGAATCTGTATTTGATGGAATCCTTACCGCATCGTTTGTCATGCGACATTTCAAGCAGAATCCTCCTCAGTGCGATGCCTTTTTAGTCGCTTGCTATTCGGATCATCCACTTGTTTCTGCATTGCGTGAAGCTTATAAAAAACCTTGTCTTGGCATTATGCAAGCTTCGATATTCGCAGCTTTGTCTCTAGGTCGTAAAGTAGCAATTGTTACAACAACAAAACGTTACGAACCATTACTCAGCGCTGGTGTTCGTGCTATGGGTATATCTGACAGCGTCTTCGCTGGAGTAGTGTCCACGGGCTTGACCCCTTTGGAACTTGAATCAAAGCCACGCACTGAGGTAGATGCTCTTGTGCAGAAAAGTTCTCGCAGAGCCGTCCAGGAATTGGGAGCAGATGTAATATGCCTTGGGTGTGCTGGAATGGCTCACATGGTAGAGGTTGTTCAACAGGCAGTAGGTCCCGATGTTCCCGTTGTTGAAGGAGCAAAGGCTGGAGTGGGAATGTTGACTAGTCTTGTTCAAatgtctttgtttacttccAAGGTCGGTGCATATCAAGCCATTCCATTCTAA
- a CDS encoding DNA-binding transcription factor, zf-fungal binuclear cluster type, translating to MTTPGKRPGTRRNRKITSCRECHRLKLKCDRVWPCSNCKKRGISDLCPDGIVISVSDKLIKLLLSRMSKLQGAVESYDSNHDSLFIAEHDQKVIHSLIEKYIDPTEQPPLSLSFSAKTQSPSARNQSAESKMDDTTQTSSPSGDSTLADVSQMLGRLKIGSHGHLNYYGASSSRSCIPQADPNSEEEDYFALQRSLLYPSSSSSSLLHWSHRVPNVLNPTNLCDMLPVPQFAVCLLNLYFDNVGWSCHVIHRPSFEKARLNLYAHDSSRSPPQPHFLALTYMVFCLGTLFASPALVRNRKSLAHEFYLRAQLCFDISYSSFVPSVDAVVFLILMCQYSYFCDCLERTNFAWNCVGTATRIAVAMGMHRDGEVFELSAFQLHMRRMIWAELLFLDRMLSMSLGRPYAISNDQTNVLPPSNIADASIAPDSLFIPEPSPLRTEASFTIVKAKISKYLANALNRAFKFTPPSYSEVQTLTKELLEVESELPDYFCVTDDTKNASPVIIMEQYSIKFIILQSVLYLHRPWFVRAVTRTEERNQYATSLSLCTSVSHDLIHVLYSLMCLVPVEPLRWWVFRFHSLNAGIIQGAYALSFPKTSYAMTAYNDLRYMCKIFEHLRDGFSFSNKDFAFLISLKDKVFERFQLTSQGIDDEFLVEEIPFLQFNVPSSRSNSRSPDDATENAEQLRQLNGLGISMDQSTVAQSEHLPYYEQENPLLFDSLSWHVPKNDFELYNHPETGLWDASNGTTSENEKPFSPNLSMNLEQFL from the exons ATGACTACTCCTGGAAAGAGGCCAGGTACGagaagaaatcgaaaaatTACTTCATGTAGAGAATGTCATCGTCTCAAACTAAAG TGTGATCGTGTTTGGCCTTGCTCCAATTGTAAAAAACGAGGAATTTCCGATTTATGTCCAGATGGAATTGTTATTTCTGTGAG TGATAAATTGATTAAGCTATTGTTGTCTCGAATGTCTAAGCTACAAGGTGCTGTCGAGTCTTACGATAGTAACCATGATTCCTTGTTTATAGCTGAACATGATCAAAAAGttattcattctttgattgaaaaatacataGACCCGACAGAGCAACCTCCGCTATCATTATCGTTTTCGGCAAAGACTCAATCACCATCAGCGCGGAACCAGTCCGCGGAGTCAAAAATGGATGATACTACTCAGACATCTTCACCGTCGGGAGATTCGACGCTTGCAGACGTCTCTCAAATGCTTGGTCGTCTCAAGATAGGCTCTCACGGTCATCTTAATTATTACGGTGCTTCTTCTAGTCGATCTTGTATCCCTCAAGCAGATCCAAATAGTGAAGAAGAGGATTACTTTGCTCTTCAAAGGTCACTGTTGTAtccatcttcttcttcttcttctctccTCCATTGGAGTCACCGCGTTCCTAACGTATTGAATCCTACCAATCTATGTGATATGCTTCCCGTCCCTCAATTTGCCGTCTGCCTATTaaatctttattttgaCAACGTAGGGTGGAGCTGTCATGTCATTCATCGCCcttcctttgaaaaggCTCGTCTTAATTTATACGCTCATGATTCTTCTCGGTCTCCGCCTCAGCCTCACTTCCTTGCCCTTACCTACATGGTTTTTTGTCTCGGTACCCTATTCGCGTCTCCTGCATTAGTAAGGAACAGAAAATCCCTTGCGCATGAGTTTTACCTTCGTGCCCAACTGTGCTTTGATATCTCATACTCCTCCTTCGTGCCTTCCGTCGATGCTGTCGTTTTTCTCATCCTCATGTGTCAGTATTCCTACTTTTGTGATTGTCTTGAACGTACCAATTTTGCTTGGAATTGTGTTGGAACTGCCACCCGTATTGCTGTTGCCATGGGCATGCATCGTGATGGCGAGGTTTTTGAGCTTTCCGCGTTCCAGTTGCATATGCGTCGAATGATTTGGGCAgagcttttgtttttggacCGAATGCTCTCAATGAGCTTAGGAAGACCCTATGCCATTAGTAATGATCAAACTAACGTTTTACCTCCTTCCAATATTGCAGACGCTAGCATCGCGCCAGATAGCCTATTCATTCCAGAACCGTCTCCTTTACGAACTGAAGCTAGCTTTACTATTGTTAAAGCTAAAATTTCTAAATATTTGGCGAATGCCCTCAACCGTGCTTTTAAATTTACTCCTCCTAGTTACTCGGAAGTACAGACTTTAACTAAAGAATTGTTGGAAGTGGAAAGTGAGCTGCCAGATTATTTCTGTGTTACCGACGATACAAAGAATGCCTCGCCAGTCATAATTATGGAACAGTATTCTATCAAGTTCATCATTCTTCAATCCGTACTGTACTTGCATCGTCCTTGGTTTGTAAGAGCCGTTACGCGTACCGAGGAAAGAAATCAATACGCTACGTCTTTGTCTCTTTGTACTTCTGTTTCTCATGATCTCATCCAcgttctttattctttgatGTGCTTAGTTCCCGTTGAACCTCTTCGTTGGTGGGTATTCCGCTTTCACTCTCTGAACGCTGGCATCATTCAAGGAGCTTATGCTTtaagttttccaaaaacaagctATGCAATGACGGCCTATAATGATTTACGATATATGTGCAAAATATTCGAACACCTTAGAGAtgggttttctttttccaacaaaGATTTTGCGTTTTTAATTAGCCTGAAAGataaagtttttgaacGTTTCCAATTAACCAGCCAGGGAATTGATGATGAATTCCTTGTGGAggaaattccttttcttcagttCAATGTTCCATCGTCCAGATCAAACAGTCGATCTCCGGATGATGCTACAGAAAATGCAGAACAGTTACGGCAATTGAATGGACTTGGAATTTCAATGGATCAAAGTACCGTGGCACAGTCTGAACACTTGCCATATTACGAACAAGAAAACCCTCTTCTGTTTGATTCTTTATCTTGGCATGTACCAAAGAACGATTTTGAGCTTTACAATCATCCAGAAACCGGATTATGGGATGCCAGTAACGGGACAACGTCAGAAAACGAGAAGCCTTTCAGTCCCAACCTTAGCATGAATCTGGAGCAGTTTTTATAG
- the dal2 gene encoding allantoicase Dal2, which produces MSTAAVVQIAPKVGDAFFSQHCIDLISRSLGGQVIACSDDFFASAENLISQSPPIRREGVYVETGAWYDGWETRRHNPEPSDWVIAKVGASSGCITGIEIDTAFFNGNHAPAVSVEATFSPNKIPDANAFWTPILPKVSCGPSQRHLFQLETPTSDCYTHVRLQMYPDGGIARFRVYGNVIPVFPADLDIRLDLAHMYLGGLVVQCSNQHFGRKDNLILPGRGINMGDGWETARSREPGHVDWVIVKLGTKGYIDDILVDTNHFKGNYPKEVILEATDSPDHVPGPDCTWEIILPAHKLGPHMEHTFLDLENIATPKTHVRMIIVPDGGVKRLRICGRRAPL; this is translated from the coding sequence ATGTCTACAGCAGCTGTTGTACAGATTGCACCCAAGGTGGGTGATGCATTTTTCTCTCAACATTGTATCGATTTAATCTCTCGAAGTCTAGGTGGTCAAGTTATTGCGTGTAGTGATGACTTTTTCGCCTCGGCAGAAAATTTAATTTCACAGTCTCCTCCCATTCGAAGAGAAGGTGTCTACGTGGAGACAGGTGCTTGGTATGATGGCTGGGAAACGAGAAGACACAACCCAGAACCCTCCGACTGGGTGATTGCCAAGGTAGGGGCTTCCAGTGGCTGCATCACTGGTATCGAAATCGACACCGCTTTTTTCAACGGTAACCACGCACCTGCCGTAAGTGTTGAAGCTACATTTTCCCCTAACAAAATTCCCGATGCCAATGCATTTTGGACTCCAATTCTTCCCAAGGTTTCATGCGGCCCTTCTCAGCGACACCTTTTCCAATTAGAGACCCCCACAAGTGATTGCTATACGCATGTGCGTTTACAAATGTACCCAGATGGAGGAATTGCTCGTTTTCGTGTGTACGGGAACGTAATTCCTGTGTTCCCAGCCGACCTGGACATTCGTCTAGATCTTGCCCATATGTATCTTGGCGGTCTAGTGGTTCAATGTAGTAACCAACACTTTGGACGAAAAGATAATCTTATTCTGCCTGGTCGGGGCATCAACATGGGTGATGGTTGGGAAACCGCTAGAAGCCGAGAGCCTGGTCATGTTGATTGGGTCATCGTGAAGTTAGGCACCAAAGGCTATATCGATGATATCCTTGTCGATACCAATCATTTCAAGGGAAATTATCCCAAGGAAGTTATCTTGGAAGCAACGGACTCTCCCGATCATGTCCCTGGCCCTGATTGTACTTGGGAGATTATTTTACCTGCTCATAAACTTGGCCCTCATATGGAACATACCTTCTTGGATCTTGAGAACATCGCCACTCCCAAGACGCATGTTCGTATGATCATTGTTCCTGATGGTGGTGTCAAGCGTCTACGCATTTGTGGCCGACGTGCCCCCCTTTaa